CTCGGTGCCGAGCACCAGCACCCGGCGCGCGGAGCCGCCCTCCGCCGTGAGCGCCGAGGCCAGCCGCGCGGCCATGCCGGGCAGCGCCGAGGCCAGCCGCGCGGCCATGCCGGGCAGCGCCGCGTCCAACCGGGCCCGGTCGGCCGCGTCGTAGCCGTGCCGGCCGCCGTCGCGGAGGCCGGTCGGCCAGCCGAGGTCGACCCGGCGCAGCGGGGCGTGGCTGCCGTCGGTGAGGGTGCGGGCGGCGCAGGGGTTGCGGCCGTCCTCGGCCTCGACCAGGGCCGTGCCCCGAGCGAGCACGTCGGCCGGCAGGCCGACGGTGCCGCTGACGGTGGCCACCACCTCGATCCGGGTGCCGAGGTCGGCGGCGGCCTTGGCCAGCCGGTCGCGGTCGCGGTCCGCGCGCAGGTCGACCATGGTGGCGACCACGTAGCGGGCCCGGGGGTGGCGGGCGTGCAGCGCGGTGATGGTGTTCACCAGTGTCTGCCCGGTGGAGAGTTCGTCGTCGACCAGGACCAGCGGGCCGGGTCCGGCCAGCAGGTCGGCGTCCTCCGGCAGCAGCAGGTGCGAGGTGGCGTGGGAGTGCTCCTCCTCGAAGCCGCCGACCGGCTCCACCCCGGCGACCGGCCGCCGGGTCGAGTGGAGGTAGCGGGCCGGGATGTCGCCGCCGAGGCCGTCCGCGACGCAGTGGCCGAGGCCGGTCGCGGTCTCGGCGTAGCCGAGGACGACCGCCGCCGACGCCTCCGCGCCGAGCAGCTCGCGGACCGCCCGGCCGAGGTCGTGGCCGGCCCGGTAGACGGTCGCCGGCCGTTGCGGCACGTGCTTGCCGAGCACCTGGGAGACCAGCAGGTGCGCCCGCAGCGGATTGCGGCGCAGCGCCAGCCCCAGCAGCTCCCGCGCCGGGCCGGCCGGGAGCCGCACGCCGAGGCGGCGCTCGACCCACTCCCCGGGCCAGACGTCGGCCGCTTCCACGGTTGCGGTGGGCTGCTGCTCAGCTTTCATCAGGCTGCCTTCTTTGTTGCTCGTTCATGCTCAGCTCACCAGCCGCAGATGACGGCCGGGTGTCGTCCGGCCGACCGGAAGATGCAGGTCGGCCGTTACGGGGGGAGCCGCCTCAGCGGCACAGGCAGGCGGCCAGCAGCTCCGCGAAGGTGACGTCCTCACGGGCGACGCCGAAGACCGAGGCCCGCAGCATGACCCGCTGGGCCCAGGCCCGGTGCGGCTTCACCTCGTTCATCTTGTTGGTGTACGCCGAGCGCAGCACGCCGCCGCCGGAGCGGTCCTGGTGCAGGATGTCGGCGGCGTCCGACCACTCCTCGTGGGTGGCGACGGCGAGGGCGTGGACGGCCGGCACATGGCTGGGGTGGATGCAGGTCTTGCCGAGCAGCCCGTTGGCGCGGTCGAGCTCTATCTCGCGGATCAGCCCGTCCAGGTCGTGCTCGATCAGCCGGCGCCGGACGCCGTCGGTCGGCGGCTCGGTGCCGGAGAACGGCGACTGCCGCAGCTGGGGCTTGAACTTCCGTTCCTGGACCGGGAAGTACTCCCAGACCGGACCGGTGACGGTGAAGCCGCTGCCGTCGGCCCGGCCCAGCACATTGACCACGTCGCCGATCACCGAGGCCACCAACTGGACGTCGTAGGCCGTGAGTTCCGGCGGACGGCGGAGTCCGTAGGCGGAGCAGAGGTCGGTCACGCCGAGCCGGACGGCGAGGATCTGCTCGCGGTGCTTCTCCAGTGCCCGGGCGATGCCGGAGAGCGTCTCCCGACGGGTCTCCAGGTGCGCCAGCTCCGGCGACTCCAGCACCGGCATGGCGAACAGCCGCAGCCCGGTCGCCGCCCGGACCGAGGCCAGGGCCTCCAGGAACGGCAGCCCGGTCTCCTCGGTGAACTTCGGCAGGACGAAGCCGGAGAGCAGCCGCAGCGCCGGTCCGAGCCGGGCGGCCAGGTCGGTGATCTGCCCGGCGCGGCGGACCCGGACGAAGAGCAGCGGGACCGGTGCGGCGGAACCCGACGCCCCGTCCTCCGCCCGGAGCTCCTCCTCCTCGGCCAGCCGGGTCAACTGCCGGACCAGGTTGGCCTCGGCGTCGGCGACCTCGCGGTCGTCGATGGCGTCCTCCAGGCAGAGCACCATGGACACCACGCCCTGCGCCGCCTGCTTGCGGATGTCGGCCAGCAGGTGCGGGCGGGTGGCGGGCGAGTAGAGGGTGGCGCCGAGGGCGGTCGAGAGCACGCCGGGGGCGCTGTCCCGGTCGAAGTGCGCGGGTTCGTGCAGAAAGAGCCGTTGCCGGGTCTCCGCATCCAGTTGGCTGAAATGGTGCACGGGCCCCCCAGAGTGTGGTGTGCCGAGGAAAGTCATGGGGCGTGGGGGCCTGCCGGGATCCACCGGGGCCGTTGGGTGATCATCGTACGTAAGAAGTCGCCATAATCCAGCCAGGAAACATGACGTTTTCGGAAGCGTGGCCACCGGTTAACACACCGGTCTCATCTGCCGACTCGTCCGGGCGCCGGAGGGCCCCGCATTGTCCTGGGCCTCCGCCGGACGGCAGGATGAGCCCATGACCCGGGTGATGCCCAAAGGCTCGAACACTCCCCTGTCCGCCGTCGACGCGGTACGCGCCGTGCTGCGCTGGCGCGTCGCCCCCGGTGGACCGGACATCGACGTCGTCGCGCTGCTGCTGGGCACCGACGGGCGGGTGCGCAGCGACGAGGACTTCGTCTTCTACAACCAGCCCCGGCACCCCTCGGGCCGGGTGCGGCACCGCTCCAAGACCCGGCGCGGCGAGGACCTCACCGACATCCTGGACATCGACCTGGCCCAGCTTCCGGCCGAGGTGGAGCGGGTGGTGGTCGGCGGAGCCGCCGAGGGCGGGAACTTCGCCCAGGTCACCGGGCTGTGCATCCAGCTCTACGACATCGCCCGGGGGCCGGACGCCGAGCCGCTGGCCCGCTTCGACATCGCCGACGCGAACCAGGTGACCGCGATGCTCTGCGGGGAGATCTACCGCCGCTCCGGCGGCTGGAAGTTCCGCGCGATCGGGCAGGGCTACGCCTCCGGGCTGGT
The Streptacidiphilus albus JL83 genome window above contains:
- a CDS encoding HpcH/HpaI aldolase/citrate lyase family protein, with product MHHFSQLDAETRQRLFLHEPAHFDRDSAPGVLSTALGATLYSPATRPHLLADIRKQAAQGVVSMVLCLEDAIDDREVADAEANLVRQLTRLAEEEELRAEDGASGSAAPVPLLFVRVRRAGQITDLAARLGPALRLLSGFVLPKFTEETGLPFLEALASVRAATGLRLFAMPVLESPELAHLETRRETLSGIARALEKHREQILAVRLGVTDLCSAYGLRRPPELTAYDVQLVASVIGDVVNVLGRADGSGFTVTGPVWEYFPVQERKFKPQLRQSPFSGTEPPTDGVRRRLIEHDLDGLIREIELDRANGLLGKTCIHPSHVPAVHALAVATHEEWSDAADILHQDRSGGGVLRSAYTNKMNEVKPHRAWAQRVMLRASVFGVAREDVTFAELLAACLCR
- a CDS encoding TerD family protein, with the protein product MTRVMPKGSNTPLSAVDAVRAVLRWRVAPGGPDIDVVALLLGTDGRVRSDEDFVFYNQPRHPSGRVRHRSKTRRGEDLTDILDIDLAQLPAEVERVVVGGAAEGGNFAQVTGLCIQLYDIARGPDAEPLARFDIADANQVTAMLCGEIYRRSGGWKFRAIGQGYASGLVGLATDFGVTVDEDEEEAGASAPVTVPAQQSVPDGTAPDQGYGYPQLLSAPPMPETAPEVPPQAPLTAPEVPPQAPLTAPEMPTQPAPFPMPPLLPEPEGFALPPQGPQFLSVG